TACTGTTTGATATAGTGTAGAAAAAAGATTTGCATATGAATACACAGAACAAGTCAGACTCGAAATCAGAAGTTCCGAATGAAGGCATATTGCCGGAAATTATCCGTGAAAGCTATCGCGGAAGTAAGAAGCTTAACGGAAAAAAAGCTTTGATTACCGGCGGCGACAGCGGAATCGGACAGGCGGTTGCCGTTCATTTTGCCAGGGAAGGAGCAGATATCGCCATTGTTTACAGAGAAAGCGATGATGATGCCGGAGAAACCCGGAAAATGGTGGAAAAAGAAGGCCGCAGCTGTATCCTTATCAAAGGAGATCTGGGTAGAAAAGAATTTCGGGCCGAATGTTGCGGACAGATAGAAAAGGAATGGGGGAAACTGGATATTCTCGTGAACAACGCCGGTATCCATACTTCAAAAGATACGCTGGAAGAAATTTCAGACGAGCAGATTCTGGAAACATTCAATACCAATATCATTTCAATGATTTCCCTGACAAGGGATTTGCTGCCGATGATCAATGAAGGCGGAAGGATCATTTGTACCACTTCTGTAACGGCCTACCGCGGAAGTGACCACCTTATTGATTATGCTGCTACAAAAGGGGCTGTATTGTCATTTATGCGCTCCCTTTCTA
The sequence above is a segment of the Chryseobacterium sp. JJR-5R genome. Coding sequences within it:
- a CDS encoding SDR family oxidoreductase; its protein translation is MNTQNKSDSKSEVPNEGILPEIIRESYRGSKKLNGKKALITGGDSGIGQAVAVHFAREGADIAIVYRESDDDAGETRKMVEKEGRSCILIKGDLGRKEFRAECCGQIEKEWGKLDILVNNAGIHTSKDTLEEISDEQILETFNTNIISMISLTRDLLPMINEGGRIICTTSVTAYRGSDHLIDYAATKGAVLSFMRSLSTNLAERKILVNGVAPGPIWTPLVKETFDDLSAFGKDTALKRAGQPSEVAPAYVFLASEDSSFITGEVIHINGGDFVGG